A region of Candidatus Eisenbacteria bacterium DNA encodes the following proteins:
- a CDS encoding type II secretion system protein, whose translation MKTRCNIKGQSGFSLLELTWVMIIFGLLVALTVPSFSRYLETSRLNGASSELIADIHYASSLAQARHKTYHIAFQANQYRIIETATGVVIRTRAVPVGFAFNASANPSFYAWGLTDAANITISNGSKGETLVLSSNGTVLCD comes from the coding sequence ATGAAAACAAGATGTAACATAAAGGGACAAAGCGGGTTTTCACTCCTCGAGTTGACCTGGGTCATGATCATCTTCGGCCTGCTGGTTGCTCTCACTGTACCTTCTTTCTCGAGATACCTTGAGACCTCCCGCCTGAACGGGGCTTCCAGCGAGCTCATCGCAGACATCCATTATGCCAGTTCATTGGCCCAGGCCAGACATAAGACTTACCACATCGCATTTCAAGCGAATCAGTATCGCATTATTGAGACCGCCACGGGCGTGGTCATCAGAACCCGCGCAGTGCCTGTCGGCTTCGCCTTCAACGCATCCGCCAATCCCAGTTTTTACGCATGGGGGCTGACCGACGCAGCGAACATCACCATCTCAAACGGCAGCAAAGGCGAGACCCTGGTTTTGTCGTCCAACGGAACCGTCCTCTGCGACTGA